A genome region from Pseudomonas helmanticensis includes the following:
- the katG gene encoding catalase/peroxidase HPI, whose protein sequence is MANESKCPFNHAAGGGTTNRDWWPNQLNLKILSQHSPKSDPLGKDFDYAKAFKSLDFQALKQDLTALMTDSQDWWPADFGHYGPLFIRMAWHSAGTYRTADGRGGAGSGQQRFAPLNSWPDNVSLDKARRLLWPIKQKYGRNISWADLIVLTGNVALESMGFKTFGFSGGRPDVWEPDEDVYWGSEHEWLGGDSRYGKDKSAMQEPGDGTLVAEPDLHGKEESRTDQGERNLENPLAAVQMGLIYVNPEGPEGNPDPVASALDIRETFGRMAMNDEETVALIAGGHAFGKTHGAGPADNVGPEPEAAGLEEQGLGWRNAFGTGKGGDTITSGLEVTWTTTPTRWSNNYLENLFGFEWELSKSPAGAHQWIPKNGGGAGTVPHAHDPSKKLSPTMLTSDLALRFDPAYEQISRRFLANPDQLADAFARAWYKLIHRDMGPLSRYLGPELPNEELLWQDPIPQVTHALIDNNDAAALKSKILASGLSVAQLVSTAWAAVSTFRGSDKRGGANGGRLRLEPQRSWQANQPEQLAKVLQTLEGVQNEFNGAAAGKQVSLADLIVLAGNAGVEQAAKNAGHSVSVPFTPGRTDASQEQTDVDSFGFLEPIADGFRNYSKGKYTVSAEALLIDKAQLLTLTAPEMTVLLGGLRVLNTNVGQTRHGVFTSQTEALTNDFFTNLLDMGVEWKPTSRDADEFEGRDRKTGSVKWTATRVDLVFGSNAQLRALAEVYASADAKEQFVKDFVAAWTKVTNLDRFDLK, encoded by the coding sequence ATGGCAAACGAATCGAAATGCCCGTTCAACCACGCCGCCGGTGGTGGTACGACGAACCGTGACTGGTGGCCGAATCAACTCAACCTGAAAATCCTCAGCCAGCATTCGCCCAAGTCCGATCCGCTGGGCAAGGATTTCGACTACGCCAAAGCCTTCAAAAGCCTCGATTTTCAAGCGCTGAAACAAGACCTCACGGCGTTGATGACCGATTCTCAGGACTGGTGGCCAGCAGACTTCGGCCACTACGGCCCCCTCTTCATCCGCATGGCCTGGCACAGCGCCGGCACCTATCGAACCGCGGACGGCCGCGGTGGCGCCGGTTCCGGCCAGCAACGGTTTGCTCCGCTAAACAGCTGGCCGGACAACGTCAGCCTCGACAAGGCCCGCCGTCTCCTGTGGCCGATCAAACAGAAATACGGTCGCAACATTTCCTGGGCCGACCTGATTGTCCTCACCGGAAACGTCGCGCTGGAATCGATGGGCTTCAAGACTTTCGGTTTCTCTGGCGGCCGGCCGGATGTGTGGGAGCCGGACGAAGATGTCTATTGGGGTTCGGAACATGAATGGCTGGGCGGTGACAGCCGCTACGGCAAAGACAAGTCCGCCATGCAGGAACCCGGCGACGGCACGTTGGTCGCTGAACCGGATCTGCACGGCAAGGAAGAAAGCCGCACCGATCAGGGCGAACGCAATCTGGAAAACCCGCTCGCGGCGGTGCAGATGGGCCTGATCTATGTGAATCCTGAAGGCCCGGAAGGCAATCCGGATCCCGTGGCCTCGGCGCTGGATATCCGCGAAACCTTCGGCCGCATGGCCATGAACGATGAAGAAACCGTGGCCCTGATCGCAGGCGGCCACGCCTTCGGTAAAACCCACGGCGCCGGCCCCGCCGACAACGTCGGGCCTGAGCCGGAAGCTGCCGGACTTGAAGAACAGGGTCTGGGCTGGCGCAACGCCTTTGGTACCGGCAAGGGTGGCGACACCATCACCAGCGGCCTCGAAGTGACCTGGACTACAACGCCCACCCGCTGGAGCAACAACTACCTGGAAAACCTCTTCGGTTTCGAGTGGGAGCTGAGCAAAAGCCCGGCCGGCGCGCATCAGTGGATACCGAAAAATGGCGGCGGTGCCGGCACCGTCCCCCACGCCCACGACCCGAGCAAGAAACTGTCGCCAACCATGCTGACCTCTGACCTGGCGCTGCGTTTCGATCCGGCGTACGAGCAGATTTCGCGGCGCTTCCTGGCTAATCCGGATCAACTGGCCGATGCCTTTGCCCGCGCCTGGTACAAACTCATTCACCGTGACATGGGCCCGTTGTCGCGCTACCTCGGCCCGGAACTGCCCAACGAAGAATTGCTGTGGCAAGACCCGATTCCCCAGGTCACGCATGCACTGATCGACAACAACGACGCTGCAGCACTGAAAAGCAAAATCCTCGCCTCTGGATTGTCGGTAGCGCAATTGGTCTCGACCGCGTGGGCGGCGGTTTCAACGTTCCGTGGTTCGGACAAACGCGGTGGCGCCAACGGTGGTCGTCTGCGCCTGGAGCCACAGCGTTCCTGGCAAGCCAATCAGCCGGAACAATTGGCCAAGGTCCTGCAAACGCTCGAGGGGGTTCAGAACGAGTTCAATGGCGCCGCCGCCGGCAAGCAAGTCTCGTTGGCGGATCTGATCGTGCTGGCAGGTAATGCCGGAGTCGAACAGGCGGCGAAAAACGCTGGCCATTCCGTGTCAGTACCGTTCACACCGGGCCGTACGGACGCCTCGCAAGAGCAAACCGACGTTGATTCCTTTGGCTTCCTCGAACCGATTGCCGATGGTTTCCGCAACTACAGCAAAGGCAAATACACCGTTTCGGCCGAAGCACTGTTGATCGACAAGGCGCAACTGCTGACGCTCACCGCGCCGGAGATGACCGTGTTGCTGGGTGGCTTGCGGGTGTTGAACACCAATGTCGGGCAAACCCGCCATGGCGTGTTCACCTCGCAAACTGAAGCGCTGACCAATGACTTCTTCACCAACCTTCTGGACATGGGCGTGGAGTGGAAGCCAACTTCGAGGGATGCGGATGAGTTCGAGGGGCGCGACCGTAAAACCGGCAGCGTGAAGTGGACGGCGACGCGGGTTGATCTGGTGTTTGGTTCCAACGCGCAGTTGAGGGCGTTGGCCGAGGTGTATGCCAGTGCGGATGCCAAGGAGCAGTTTGTTAAGGACTTCGTTGCTGCGTGGACGAAGGTCACCAACCTGGACCGTTTCGACCTGAAGTAA
- a CDS encoding TonB-dependent receptor → MPARSHPLQRRLNPLAAALLFAAPVFAADALELQPQVITGNPLGSQTLASPSTVLSGDELTFQQKGSLGETLNKQPGVSSSYFGPGASRPIIRGQDGDRIRILRNGVGALDASSLSYDHAVPLDPVNVERIEIVRGPAALLYGGSAIGGVVNTFDNRIPTEAIDGIHGAGELRYGGADTTRSSAGKLEAGNGEFALHLDASAREFNDLKIPGYAKTARERTDDDGDSKKHRLANSDGRQDGGAVGGSYTWDDGYAGLSYSNYDSNYGSPAEDDVRIRMQQEHYAFASEMRNLDGPFSSIKLDAGYTDYQHREIEGGEVGTTFKNKGYEARIEARHQPLGPFNGVIGAQVSRNEFSALGEEAFVPQTDTDAGALFILEELRATDRLLFTLGGRLEHTTVDPDAKGNERFANAERSSSFTAGSLSSGAVYTLTPIWSVAATLGYTERAPTFYELYANGAHVATGTYEVGDAGLSKEKAVSSDLALRFDNGTHKGSFGVFYSHFSNYIGLLGTGRTLNDEGEEDANGIPEYTYSGVRARFSGIEAQDRWTLGENAYGKFALELSGDYTRAKNLDTGEDLPRIAPLRLNSGLLWELDKWQARIDVEHASSQHRVPANESSTDGYTTLGANLGYHFDVGQSKWLAFVNAENLTNQTVRYASSILRDIAPAEGRSIQVGLRTTF, encoded by the coding sequence ATGCCTGCCCGTTCCCACCCCCTGCAACGACGCCTGAATCCGTTGGCCGCCGCGCTGCTTTTTGCCGCGCCGGTGTTCGCCGCCGACGCCCTCGAACTGCAACCCCAAGTCATCACCGGCAATCCGCTCGGCAGCCAGACACTCGCCTCGCCCTCAACCGTGCTGAGCGGCGACGAGCTGACGTTTCAGCAAAAGGGCAGCCTCGGCGAAACCCTGAACAAGCAACCCGGCGTGTCGTCATCGTATTTCGGCCCGGGCGCGAGCCGGCCGATCATTCGCGGGCAGGACGGTGACCGCATTCGTATTCTGCGTAACGGTGTCGGCGCACTGGACGCGTCATCGCTGTCTTACGATCACGCCGTGCCACTCGACCCGGTCAACGTCGAGCGCATTGAAATCGTGCGCGGCCCGGCAGCCTTGCTGTATGGCGGCAGCGCCATCGGCGGGGTGGTCAACACCTTTGATAATCGCATTCCGACCGAGGCCATCGACGGTATCCACGGTGCCGGCGAATTGCGTTATGGCGGTGCCGACACCACGCGCAGCAGCGCAGGCAAACTTGAGGCCGGCAACGGCGAATTCGCTTTGCACCTGGACGCCAGCGCCCGCGAATTCAATGATCTGAAGATCCCCGGATATGCGAAAACCGCTCGCGAACGTACAGACGACGACGGCGATTCGAAAAAACATCGCCTGGCCAACAGCGATGGGCGTCAGGACGGCGGTGCGGTGGGTGGCTCCTACACCTGGGATGATGGTTATGCCGGGCTGTCCTACAGCAATTACGATTCGAATTACGGCTCGCCGGCCGAAGACGATGTGCGTATTCGCATGCAACAGGAGCATTACGCTTTCGCGTCCGAGATGCGCAATCTCGACGGGCCGTTCAGCTCGATCAAGCTGGATGCCGGTTACACCGATTACCAGCACCGCGAAATCGAAGGCGGCGAGGTCGGCACGACGTTCAAGAACAAGGGCTACGAGGCGCGAATCGAGGCGCGGCACCAGCCGTTGGGGCCGTTCAATGGAGTGATCGGCGCGCAGGTCAGCCGCAACGAATTCTCGGCACTGGGCGAAGAAGCGTTTGTGCCGCAGACCGATACCGACGCCGGTGCACTGTTCATTCTTGAAGAGCTGCGAGCCACCGATCGATTGCTGTTCACCCTCGGCGGACGTCTGGAACACACCACGGTCGATCCCGACGCCAAAGGCAACGAACGGTTCGCCAACGCTGAGCGCTCCAGCAGTTTCACCGCCGGCAGTCTTTCCTCCGGTGCGGTGTACACGCTGACGCCAATCTGGTCGGTAGCGGCGACGCTGGGCTACACCGAACGCGCACCAACCTTCTACGAGCTGTACGCCAACGGTGCCCACGTCGCGACCGGCACCTATGAGGTCGGTGATGCCGGACTGTCGAAAGAAAAAGCCGTGTCCAGCGACCTCGCGCTGCGATTCGACAACGGCACGCACAAGGGCAGCTTCGGCGTGTTCTACAGCCATTTCTCCAATTACATCGGCTTGCTCGGCACCGGCCGCACGTTGAATGACGAAGGTGAGGAGGACGCCAACGGCATCCCTGAATACACCTACTCCGGCGTACGTGCACGCTTCAGCGGTATCGAAGCGCAGGATCGCTGGACGCTTGGCGAAAATGCCTACGGCAAGTTTGCCCTGGAGCTGTCCGGCGACTACACCCGTGCCAAGAACCTCGACACCGGCGAAGACTTGCCACGCATCGCGCCGTTGCGCTTGAACAGCGGGTTGTTGTGGGAACTGGACAAATGGCAGGCGCGGATCGATGTCGAGCACGCCAGTTCACAACATCGCGTGCCGGCCAATGAAAGCAGCACCGATGGCTACACCACGCTGGGTGCCAATCTCGGTTATCACTTCGACGTCGGCCAGAGCAAATGGCTGGCCTTCGTCAATGCCGAGAACCTGACCAATCAAACCGTGCGTTACGCCAGTTCGATCCTGCGCGACATTGCGCCGGCAGAAGGACGCAGCATTCAGGTCGGGTTGCGCACAACGTTCTGA